From Pandoraea vervacti, the proteins below share one genomic window:
- the hpnH gene encoding adenosyl-hopene transferase HpnH, whose amino-acid sequence MAIPFLQQAYVGAYLMKQRLKGVKRYPLVLMLEPLFRCNLACSGCGKIDYPDPILNQRVSLKDSLDAVDECGAPVVSIAGGEPLLHKEMPQIVKGIIERKKFVYLCTNALLLEKKIDDYEPSPFFVWSIHLDGDREMHDAAVSQEGVYDRAVAAIKLAKSRGFRVNINCTLFNNADPEKVAKFFDSTKDLGLDGITVSPGYAYERAPDQQHFLNRSKTKQLFRDILKRGNGGKNWTFSQSSLFLDFLAGNRSYHCTPWGNPTRTVFGWQRPCYLLGEGYAKTYTELMNTTDWDKYGVGNYEKCADCMVHSGFEATAVNETISHPLRALGVAIKGVRTEGKMAEDISFAKQRPAEFVFSKHVEIKLDELRRAKA is encoded by the coding sequence TTGGCCATCCCCTTCCTGCAACAGGCGTATGTTGGCGCCTACCTGATGAAGCAACGCCTCAAGGGCGTCAAGCGTTACCCGTTGGTGCTGATGCTCGAACCGCTGTTTCGCTGCAATCTCGCCTGCTCGGGCTGCGGCAAGATCGACTATCCGGATCCCATCCTGAACCAGCGCGTCTCGCTCAAGGACTCGCTCGACGCGGTGGACGAATGCGGCGCACCGGTGGTTTCGATCGCCGGCGGCGAACCGCTGCTTCACAAGGAAATGCCGCAGATCGTCAAGGGCATCATCGAGCGCAAGAAGTTCGTCTATCTCTGCACGAACGCCCTGTTGCTGGAGAAGAAGATCGACGACTACGAGCCCAGCCCGTTCTTCGTGTGGTCGATTCACCTCGACGGCGACCGTGAAATGCACGACGCCGCCGTGTCGCAGGAAGGTGTGTACGACCGCGCCGTGGCCGCCATCAAGCTGGCGAAGTCGCGCGGTTTCCGTGTGAACATCAACTGCACGCTGTTCAACAACGCCGATCCGGAGAAGGTCGCCAAGTTCTTCGATTCGACGAAGGACCTGGGCCTCGACGGCATCACCGTGTCGCCGGGCTACGCCTACGAGCGCGCCCCGGACCAGCAGCACTTCCTGAACCGCTCGAAGACCAAGCAACTGTTCCGCGACATTCTCAAGCGCGGCAACGGCGGCAAAAACTGGACGTTCAGCCAGTCGAGCCTGTTCCTGGACTTCCTCGCCGGCAACCGCTCGTATCACTGCACGCCGTGGGGCAACCCGACGCGTACGGTGTTCGGCTGGCAGCGTCCGTGCTACCTGCTGGGCGAAGGCTATGCCAAGACGTACACGGAACTGATGAACACGACCGACTGGGACAAGTACGGTGTGGGCAACTACGAGAAGTGCGCCGACTGCATGGTGCACAGCGGCTTCGAAGCCACGGCCGTGAACGAAACGATTTCGCATCCGCTGCGTGCACTGGGTGTGGCGATCAAGGGCGTGCGCACCGAAGGCAAGATGGCGGAAGACATCTCGTTCGCCAAGCAGCGTCCGGCCGAGTTCGTGTTCTCGAAGCACGTCGAGATCAAGCTCGACGAGTTGCGCCGGGCCAAGGCGTAA
- the ispH gene encoding 4-hydroxy-3-methylbut-2-enyl diphosphate reductase codes for MQVLLAQPRGFCAGVIRAIEIVERALEKYGAPVYVRHEIVHNKHVVDSLKAKGARFIAELSEAPAGAVTIFSAHGVARVVEQEAEIRGLKVLNATCPLVTKVHIQGKNYVSAGREVILIGHAGHPEVEGTMGQIDGPVHLVQTEDDVDALPLAIDTPVSYVTQTTLSVDETRGIIAALQRRFTNIVGPNTKDICYATQNRQTAVRELCERVDVLLVVGATNSSNSNRLREIGSEMGLPSYLVADGSEVNQEWVRGKARIGITAGASAPERMVEDVIEALRRIDTVEVTLMDGIEETIQFRLPSELTKDEPVAARHAVAG; via the coding sequence ATGCAAGTCCTACTTGCCCAACCCCGCGGGTTTTGTGCGGGCGTCATACGTGCCATCGAGATCGTGGAACGCGCGCTGGAAAAATACGGCGCTCCGGTCTACGTTCGTCATGAGATCGTCCACAACAAGCATGTGGTCGACTCGCTCAAGGCGAAGGGTGCGCGCTTTATTGCCGAGTTGTCCGAAGCCCCGGCGGGCGCTGTGACCATTTTCAGCGCCCACGGTGTGGCTCGCGTGGTCGAGCAGGAAGCCGAGATTCGCGGGCTGAAGGTACTCAACGCCACCTGCCCGCTCGTGACCAAGGTGCACATTCAGGGCAAAAACTACGTGTCCGCCGGACGTGAAGTCATTCTGATCGGACACGCCGGACACCCTGAAGTCGAGGGCACGATGGGGCAGATCGACGGCCCCGTGCATCTCGTTCAGACCGAAGACGATGTCGACGCCTTGCCGCTCGCCATCGACACGCCGGTCTCCTACGTGACGCAGACGACGCTGTCGGTCGACGAGACTCGCGGTATCATTGCTGCGCTGCAACGTCGCTTTACCAATATCGTCGGCCCGAATACCAAAGACATCTGCTACGCCACGCAGAATCGCCAGACCGCCGTGCGCGAGCTGTGCGAGCGCGTGGACGTACTGCTCGTGGTCGGGGCGACGAACAGCTCGAACTCGAACCGCCTGCGCGAAATCGGCTCCGAAATGGGGCTGCCGAGCTACCTCGTGGCCGATGGCTCCGAGGTAAATCAGGAATGGGTGCGCGGCAAGGCCCGCATCGGCATCACCGCAGGGGCGTCCGCGCCCGAGCGCATGGTCGAAGACGTGATCGAAGCGCTGCGTCGCATCGACACGGTCGAAGTGACTCTCATGGACGGCATCGAGGAAACCATCCAGTTCCGCTTGCCGTCGGAATTGACCAAAGACGAGCCGGTCGCCGCACGCCACGCGGTCGCTGGCTAA
- a CDS encoding MlaC/ttg2D family ABC transporter substrate-binding protein produces the protein MNKFLVTVAAVALSGIGGASSAWAQASANPNDMVKTAVETVVKGVKADPAAKTGDVNATARVVARDFLPYADFLRTTRYAVGPKVFDAATPEQQKKVFDEFQQLLVNTFALQLSQVRGNDISFKFDPAKLTANSTDVVVGATVSGPGDNLSVAYRLAKTDKGWKIYDINMMGENVANAWLIQLYQPQFKARIAQGGIDSLIAYLHEKNARFGK, from the coding sequence ATGAATAAATTTCTGGTGACGGTTGCCGCCGTGGCACTGAGCGGCATCGGCGGCGCATCGAGCGCCTGGGCACAGGCAAGCGCCAATCCGAACGACATGGTGAAGACGGCCGTCGAGACGGTCGTCAAGGGCGTGAAGGCGGACCCCGCCGCCAAGACGGGCGACGTCAACGCCACCGCGCGCGTCGTCGCGCGCGACTTTCTGCCGTATGCCGACTTCCTGCGCACCACGCGCTACGCCGTCGGCCCGAAAGTCTTCGATGCCGCCACGCCCGAGCAGCAGAAAAAGGTCTTCGACGAGTTCCAGCAACTCCTGGTGAACACCTTCGCATTGCAGCTCTCGCAGGTGCGCGGCAACGACATCTCGTTCAAGTTCGATCCGGCCAAACTCACGGCCAACAGCACCGACGTCGTGGTCGGCGCCACGGTCAGCGGTCCGGGCGACAACCTCTCGGTCGCGTACCGTCTGGCCAAGACCGACAAGGGCTGGAAGATCTACGACATCAACATGATGGGCGAGAACGTGGCCAACGCCTGGCTGATCCAGTTGTATCAGCCCCAATTCAAGGCGCGCATCGCGCAGGGCGGCATCGACAGCCTGATTGCCTACCTGCACGAGAAGAACGCACGTTTCGGCAAATAA